In Archangium violaceum, the following are encoded in one genomic region:
- a CDS encoding SAVED domain-containing protein, translated as MDIPLTPRTQALILRYEHDRPVAENTARDALRRSGFEGDRDVAAVVLHPYDKDALVRAQREQDWGWAFDENERFAEALVARERELGLDLPIHLFGCAPLVLMLHLAWCLPRRPLYVYQQSREDGSWSLMAGRSHPATPEPFFIVEGLPSTRQGGRGHVALIVEVTNSIRDTALAEFQARHPSELLATVYLRPVQGPSVQAVQNPAEVSRAAEQFRAVLDTLHDRLEGAESVLLAMDCPGSLAAALGTAINAQTQHPLWLHHFNPDQRKYLAVHQISPRRRLAAAREEALTPTQWQEIQEELKKVSAVHRQLVEWLGQPEQQPLVERLGGRILLDSQIDTTPAMERTPLFRYQAGSWKFPVDLLDSFRTLRQRLGSKEDWEECIRLLLVHEAYHVQQRGPTSYSYSGSGRTGWVLEAVDYDADAVSVEVALAWRQRHRAETARPPSQALEAIIWNALESVRIFEPERPIQSLPERRLRRYLIWLFHACRFSTASLSREAHPDLERVFIEIAGLPTFPDPHESYNQQRVKLEGLDKNDTLILALYYRRELVRMENPGWVRHLLLALRRWDERPREQSQDEVRKLFEALFDQHRSLLGSPGRSHST; from the coding sequence ATGGACATTCCCCTGACGCCCAGAACCCAGGCCCTCATCCTTCGTTACGAGCACGACCGCCCTGTTGCCGAGAACACCGCGCGAGACGCTTTGAGGCGCAGTGGCTTCGAGGGAGACAGGGACGTCGCGGCCGTGGTGCTGCATCCGTATGACAAGGATGCGCTCGTCCGCGCACAGCGGGAGCAGGACTGGGGCTGGGCCTTCGACGAGAACGAGCGGTTCGCCGAGGCGCTCGTGGCCCGGGAGCGCGAGCTTGGACTCGACCTGCCCATCCACCTGTTCGGGTGCGCACCGCTGGTGTTGATGCTGCACCTGGCCTGGTGTCTGCCGCGCCGGCCCCTGTATGTCTACCAGCAGTCGCGGGAGGACGGCTCCTGGTCCCTCATGGCGGGCAGATCCCATCCCGCCACGCCAGAGCCCTTCTTCATCGTCGAGGGTCTTCCCTCCACGCGGCAGGGAGGCCGTGGGCACGTGGCGCTCATCGTCGAGGTCACCAACTCCATTCGAGACACGGCCCTCGCGGAGTTCCAGGCGCGCCATCCCTCGGAACTCCTGGCCACGGTCTACCTGCGGCCTGTCCAGGGGCCCTCCGTGCAAGCCGTCCAGAACCCTGCTGAGGTCTCGCGTGCGGCGGAGCAATTCCGCGCCGTGCTCGACACCCTGCATGACCGGTTGGAGGGGGCCGAGTCCGTACTCCTGGCCATGGACTGCCCCGGTAGCCTCGCCGCCGCGCTGGGGACCGCGATCAACGCCCAGACTCAGCACCCCCTGTGGCTGCACCACTTCAATCCAGATCAGCGCAAGTATCTCGCCGTCCACCAGATCAGCCCCCGGCGCCGTCTGGCCGCCGCGCGGGAAGAGGCCCTCACTCCCACGCAGTGGCAGGAGATCCAGGAAGAGCTCAAGAAGGTGAGCGCCGTCCACCGGCAACTGGTCGAGTGGCTGGGCCAACCCGAGCAACAGCCACTGGTTGAGCGCCTTGGAGGGAGGATCCTCCTGGACAGTCAAATCGACACCACGCCCGCGATGGAGAGAACGCCCCTGTTCCGCTACCAGGCTGGAAGCTGGAAGTTCCCCGTCGACCTGCTGGACAGCTTCCGGACATTGCGCCAGCGCCTGGGCTCGAAAGAAGACTGGGAGGAGTGCATTCGGCTGCTCCTCGTCCACGAGGCCTACCATGTCCAGCAGCGCGGCCCGACCTCCTACAGCTACAGCGGGAGTGGACGCACGGGTTGGGTGCTCGAAGCAGTGGATTACGACGCGGACGCGGTATCCGTCGAGGTGGCGTTGGCTTGGCGGCAGAGACATCGAGCCGAGACCGCCCGGCCTCCGTCGCAAGCCCTCGAGGCCATCATCTGGAATGCATTGGAGAGCGTTCGTATCTTCGAGCCGGAGCGACCCATCCAGAGCCTTCCCGAGCGCCGGTTGCGGCGCTACCTCATCTGGCTCTTCCATGCCTGCCGGTTCTCTACGGCCTCCCTGTCCAGGGAAGCTCATCCCGACTTGGAGCGGGTGTTCATCGAAATCGCGGGGCTGCCCACCTTCCCGGATCCTCACGAGAGCTACAACCAACAGCGCGTCAAGTTGGAGGGGTTGGACAAGAATGACACCCTGATACTGGCTCTCTACTACCGCAGAGAGTTGGTTCGCATGGAGAACCCCGGCTGGGTGCGTCATTTGCTGCTCGCGCTCCGCCGCTGGGACGAGCGCCCTCGGGAACAGAGCCAGGACGAGGTGCGGAAGCTCTTCGAAGCGCTATTCGATCAGCACCGCTCCCTGCTCGGCTCCCCGGGAAGGAGTCATTCCACGTGA
- a CDS encoding nucleotidyltransferase domain-containing protein, with amino-acid sequence MWSVREALEKFIQSLELTQGQRDEVSRQHTLVRESLRQRLDTKTDFLAGSYSRNTAIRPLHDIDLFVVLGDAVLTSSASSSPGGSLTPDAGLKQVRQALHAEWRQKESPTLQQHSVHIGFSKSGVEFDVVPAFEVPNRNAYLIPERHTGQWILTNPRIHQTLSTEANEAAGKKLKPLLKAVKHWNRNHSSSPLRSFHLEVMSYSAFPSPPGDYLEGLEILFSHLSQKVLGTCPDPARLGPDVDARMKPLQKTSAQQVLASAAREVRLAREESDSNPPSAHGRLKKLFGEFYRDRGP; translated from the coding sequence ATGTGGAGTGTGCGTGAGGCACTGGAGAAGTTCATCCAGTCCCTGGAGTTGACACAGGGACAGCGGGACGAGGTCAGCCGCCAACACACCCTGGTGCGCGAGAGCTTGCGACAGCGGCTCGATACGAAGACGGATTTCCTTGCTGGCTCCTACAGCCGTAACACCGCCATCCGGCCGCTACACGACATCGACCTCTTCGTCGTGTTGGGCGATGCCGTTCTTACTTCCTCCGCCTCGTCTTCCCCCGGAGGCAGCCTGACACCGGATGCGGGGCTCAAGCAGGTCCGGCAGGCGCTCCACGCGGAGTGGCGGCAGAAGGAATCCCCCACTCTTCAGCAGCATTCGGTGCACATCGGCTTTTCGAAGTCTGGCGTCGAGTTCGATGTCGTGCCCGCTTTCGAGGTGCCCAACCGGAATGCCTACCTCATTCCCGAGCGGCACACAGGGCAGTGGATCCTCACCAACCCCCGCATTCACCAGACGTTGAGCACGGAAGCCAACGAGGCTGCGGGCAAGAAGCTCAAGCCACTCCTCAAGGCCGTCAAGCATTGGAACCGGAACCACTCGTCCAGCCCTCTGCGCTCCTTTCATCTGGAGGTGATGAGCTACAGCGCGTTCCCCTCTCCGCCCGGGGACTACCTCGAGGGTCTGGAGATACTCTTCTCCCACTTGAGTCAGAAGGTGCTGGGCACGTGTCCGGACCCCGCCCGGTTGGGTCCCGACGTGGATGCTCGAATGAAGCCCCTCCAGAAGACCTCAGCCCAGCAGGTGCTGGCGAGCGCGGCGAGGGAGGTGCGGCTCGCAAGGGAAGAGAGCGACTCCAATCCCCCGAGTGCCCACGGGCGCTTGAAGAAGCTCTTCGGTGAATTCTATCGGGATCGGGGTCCCTGA
- a CDS encoding serine/threonine-protein kinase: MASSMLASGTCVGEYLLARCVAVGATSEVYAGRHATSGEPVAVKVLSPEWCLHPEVVARFLNEARTLQELQHPHLVRALTSGVLPEGRPFMVLEWQPEDLHHALAREGGRLQVQDCIQVVRQLAEVLALLHARGLVHRDLKPANILVSQRKPGAWKIQLADLGLAKRLATGSGPAAALPVSTAGSALLGTWDYMAPEQWRSPKSVDDRADVYSLGVLGFQLLTGRLPFISNEQQGLMFCHVVRPPPLELLEGVAPEALRSLLARMLAKKVLERPSMADVLRLLPSSDG, encoded by the coding sequence ATGGCGTCCTCGATGCTGGCATCCGGAACCTGCGTGGGTGAGTACCTCCTCGCGCGCTGTGTGGCGGTGGGCGCCACGAGTGAGGTCTACGCGGGACGGCATGCCACTTCGGGTGAGCCCGTGGCGGTGAAGGTGTTGAGCCCGGAATGGTGCCTCCACCCCGAAGTGGTGGCCCGTTTCCTCAACGAGGCACGGACGCTCCAGGAACTCCAGCACCCGCACCTGGTTCGTGCCCTGACCTCCGGAGTGCTCCCGGAGGGCCGTCCCTTCATGGTCCTGGAGTGGCAACCGGAGGATCTCCACCATGCGCTCGCCCGCGAAGGAGGGCGGCTCCAGGTCCAGGACTGCATCCAGGTGGTCCGGCAGTTGGCGGAGGTCCTGGCCCTGTTGCATGCGCGTGGCCTCGTCCACCGGGATCTGAAGCCCGCCAACATCCTGGTTTCTCAGCGGAAGCCTGGGGCGTGGAAGATCCAGCTCGCCGACCTCGGACTCGCCAAGAGGCTCGCTACCGGGAGCGGGCCCGCCGCCGCGCTTCCGGTCTCGACGGCGGGCAGCGCGCTCCTGGGCACCTGGGATTACATGGCACCCGAGCAGTGGCGCAGTCCTAAGAGCGTGGATGACCGGGCCGACGTCTATTCGCTGGGAGTCCTTGGGTTTCAGTTGCTCACAGGCCGTCTGCCCTTCATCTCCAACGAACAGCAGGGCCTGATGTTCTGCCATGTGGTACGGCCACCACCGCTGGAGCTCCTGGAGGGGGTGGCGCCCGAGGCTCTTCGCTCGTTGCTGGCCCGCATGCTGGCCAAGAAGGTGTTGGAACGTCCCTCCATGGCGGACGTTCTGCGCCTACTGCCTTCCTCCGACGGCTGA
- a CDS encoding RNA polymerase sigma factor, which produces MSSSKPSELSIEALLNRVREGEQGAWEALLRRSESNLEDWAARRIGNAAPGGIRASDVTQEAALGAFQRFASFRGTSEGEWRVWLEQVLHSRWVDLLRKAGSQKRNDVGALPLDASEAQDIPAPQRSPSTVSFHQEEWRRLLACFYELPDAQREALSLYYLHDSTVMGIAQRLGRSREAVDSLLQRGLRTLRARMEGVAELESEENPDAILIRNQVDAALSVYFRRREEGKPLEPDTFAAGYPECADELRGLLHWLEKLRALQPSTDS; this is translated from the coding sequence ATGAGCTCATCGAAGCCATCTGAGCTGTCCATTGAGGCGCTCCTGAACCGGGTGCGCGAGGGGGAGCAGGGAGCCTGGGAGGCGTTGCTCCGCCGCAGTGAATCCAATCTGGAGGATTGGGCGGCCCGGCGCATCGGGAACGCTGCCCCGGGAGGGATTCGTGCCTCGGACGTCACCCAGGAAGCAGCACTGGGCGCGTTCCAACGCTTCGCCTCCTTCCGGGGCACGAGCGAGGGCGAGTGGCGGGTCTGGCTCGAGCAGGTCCTCCACTCCCGGTGGGTGGACCTGCTGCGCAAGGCGGGCAGTCAGAAGAGGAATGACGTGGGGGCGCTTCCCCTGGATGCCAGCGAGGCCCAGGACATCCCCGCGCCCCAACGCAGTCCGAGCACGGTCTCCTTCCACCAGGAGGAGTGGCGTCGGTTGCTGGCGTGCTTCTACGAGCTCCCCGATGCCCAGCGAGAGGCCCTGTCGCTCTACTACCTCCATGACTCGACGGTGATGGGCATCGCGCAGCGGCTCGGCCGCTCCAGGGAAGCCGTGGACTCGCTGCTGCAGCGGGGCCTGCGGACCCTCCGTGCGCGCATGGAAGGCGTGGCGGAGCTGGAGTCCGAGGAAAATCCCGATGCGATCCTCATCCGCAACCAGGTGGATGCGGCCCTGTCCGTCTACTTCCGACGGCGCGAGGAGGGAAAGCCCCTGGAGCCCGATACCTTCGCCGCGGGCTATCCAGAGTGTGCCGATGAGCTTCGAGGGCTGTTGCATTGGCTGGAGAAGCTGCGGGCCCTCCAGCCTTCCACCGACTCCTGA
- a CDS encoding serine/threonine-protein kinase encodes MEPSPPTHVGPYRLLHLLGSGGMASVYAAEHGPQGQRVALKLLSPEAAREPHLVARFLQEAQALERLQHPGVVRVLHSARQGDTAFLAMEYLDGLSLREWMRRQAGPVSLRDTVALGAQIADAMGEVHAQGIVHRDLKPENVFLCQEEGHPGYRVKLLDFGIAKLPPVAVDALGPTQVHTHESAFIGTYPYMAPEQFRSAARVDASADVYALGVMLFEMLAGRTPFVSEEPVEVLSAHVHEEPPPLQQFVPTLPGRLCAFIASMLAKEPARRPTMRRCHDMLSRPWEDDRESCPVPGLAPFTEAQAELFFGRDEELQTLLALLGELHGGQRRWLQVEGPSGVGKSSLIQAGLLPRLVQLSTWRVVCVRPGDEPIRAVARALASGPLQLKEGESAETVERLLRTGAGALRDFAAAHTPQGCRLLLVIEPLEELFTLGVAECLTLDALLSAAIEDSGSPVRLLTCVRADFLHRIEQVPALARHLSRAVRFPLLPMEPAALTQVVQGMASHAGLRLSEGLAQRMVQDARSEAGRLPLLGQALRGLWVLSGGAPLTHAHYERLGGVGGALAQQAEALLDSLGAEGRERAKWMSLSLVQIGRGVPDTRRPRSRRDVRAAGGNDERAEDVLLRLSGLSTSTSGAPAGLRLLQLSGGASDAEQRVELVHELLLYRVHSIATWIEKERTSLERQALLEAAAHGWHQAECPVEGLPTGTLLTYYLGGVAPAHVPQAEGRRESSEVASFLKAARRLERRRTFNRALLTAAAGLALLAILFYAALARHERQLAEASLQQLIDTMDEFSDDLDWKLSWLPYTLELRKERLKGFRDSLAKLTPQQRERPEVRRVAVQIIHRQADLAFHDGSLAQARQFLDEAREELDAALAERPADGRLLRLRALGHSKRGKVEQAQGNLDQARAHFAEAVRALKRPEVRTHDPVDDRRTLAVSDSELAGCELITGRLDAAAGLLDEAIQLHEQNGESYNKALLAEALGMRASVARAAGEPDAARKFLERELSLGWSSFREAPAGDQYSRWVLARVLMDVASFQVAQGQREEAEVNYKKARELGERLRDGEPPSKRFALVWLHALAGQESLTGDRDMASRLRTDRCALARDFKDKDGEDVRFRFADCP; translated from the coding sequence ATGGAGCCCAGCCCCCCCACTCATGTTGGTCCCTACCGGCTGTTGCACCTGCTTGGCAGCGGGGGCATGGCAAGCGTCTATGCCGCTGAACACGGGCCTCAGGGGCAACGTGTGGCCCTCAAACTCCTGTCCCCCGAGGCGGCACGCGAGCCGCACCTCGTTGCCCGCTTCCTGCAAGAGGCCCAGGCCCTGGAGCGGCTCCAGCATCCGGGGGTCGTGCGCGTCCTGCACTCGGCGCGGCAGGGAGACACGGCCTTTCTCGCCATGGAGTACCTGGACGGCCTGTCCCTGCGCGAGTGGATGCGACGGCAGGCAGGCCCGGTATCCCTCCGGGACACGGTGGCCCTGGGCGCGCAGATCGCGGACGCCATGGGGGAGGTCCATGCCCAGGGAATCGTCCACCGCGATCTGAAGCCCGAGAACGTCTTCCTCTGCCAGGAGGAAGGCCACCCCGGTTACCGGGTCAAACTGCTGGACTTCGGTATCGCCAAGCTGCCACCGGTGGCGGTGGATGCGCTCGGCCCCACCCAGGTCCACACCCACGAGTCGGCTTTCATCGGCACCTACCCGTACATGGCGCCGGAGCAGTTCCGGAGTGCCGCCCGCGTGGACGCCAGCGCGGACGTCTACGCCCTGGGCGTCATGCTCTTCGAGATGCTCGCGGGCCGTACGCCCTTCGTGTCCGAGGAGCCCGTCGAGGTCCTCTCCGCGCACGTGCACGAGGAGCCACCCCCGCTGCAGCAGTTCGTGCCCACGCTGCCCGGCCGCCTGTGCGCCTTCATCGCCTCCATGCTCGCCAAGGAGCCCGCGCGGCGGCCGACGATGCGGCGTTGCCACGACATGCTCAGCCGGCCGTGGGAAGACGATCGGGAGTCGTGCCCCGTTCCCGGACTGGCCCCCTTCACCGAGGCGCAGGCGGAGCTGTTCTTTGGCCGGGATGAGGAGCTCCAGACCCTGCTCGCCCTGCTCGGAGAGCTCCACGGAGGGCAGCGGCGGTGGCTCCAGGTGGAGGGGCCCAGCGGGGTGGGCAAGTCCTCGTTGATCCAAGCGGGCCTCCTACCCCGGCTCGTCCAGCTATCGACGTGGCGAGTGGTGTGCGTTCGCCCCGGTGACGAGCCGATCCGCGCCGTGGCCCGGGCGCTCGCCTCTGGCCCCCTCCAGCTGAAAGAGGGGGAGAGCGCGGAGACGGTGGAGCGCCTGCTGCGGACGGGCGCCGGGGCCCTGCGCGACTTCGCCGCCGCCCATACACCCCAGGGATGCCGCCTCCTGTTGGTGATCGAGCCGTTGGAGGAGCTGTTCACGCTAGGAGTGGCCGAATGCCTCACGCTGGACGCGCTGTTGAGTGCCGCGATCGAGGACTCCGGCTCACCGGTACGGCTGCTCACCTGCGTGCGCGCCGACTTCCTGCACCGCATCGAGCAGGTGCCCGCCCTGGCGCGGCACCTTTCGCGCGCCGTGCGCTTCCCCTTGCTGCCCATGGAGCCCGCCGCGCTGACCCAGGTCGTCCAGGGCATGGCCTCTCACGCCGGGCTTCGGCTGAGCGAAGGGCTGGCCCAGCGCATGGTGCAGGACGCGCGGAGCGAGGCGGGCCGCCTGCCGCTGCTCGGGCAGGCGCTGCGAGGGCTGTGGGTGCTGAGTGGCGGCGCGCCGCTGACGCACGCGCATTATGAGCGGCTTGGGGGCGTGGGCGGCGCCCTGGCCCAGCAGGCCGAGGCCCTGCTCGACAGTCTGGGGGCGGAGGGGCGGGAGCGCGCCAAGTGGATGAGCCTGTCCCTGGTGCAGATAGGCCGGGGCGTGCCGGATACCCGCCGTCCCCGCTCGCGGCGCGATGTGCGCGCGGCAGGCGGGAATGACGAGCGGGCCGAGGACGTGCTGTTGCGGCTGTCCGGGCTGTCCACTAGCACCTCGGGAGCGCCAGCGGGGTTGCGGTTGCTCCAGCTGTCAGGCGGAGCCAGCGACGCGGAGCAACGTGTGGAACTGGTGCACGAGCTGCTGCTGTACCGGGTGCACTCCATTGCCACGTGGATCGAGAAGGAGCGGACGTCGCTCGAGCGCCAAGCGCTTCTCGAGGCCGCCGCGCATGGCTGGCATCAGGCGGAGTGTCCGGTGGAGGGATTGCCCACGGGCACCCTGCTCACCTACTACCTTGGGGGCGTGGCTCCGGCCCACGTTCCCCAGGCCGAGGGTCGGCGGGAGAGCTCCGAGGTGGCCAGCTTCCTCAAGGCCGCCCGGCGGTTGGAGCGGCGGCGCACCTTCAACCGGGCCTTGCTCACCGCGGCGGCCGGACTGGCGCTCCTGGCCATCCTCTTCTACGCGGCCCTCGCGCGCCATGAGCGGCAGCTCGCGGAGGCGTCCCTGCAGCAGCTCATCGACACGATGGACGAGTTCTCTGATGACTTGGACTGGAAGCTCAGCTGGCTGCCGTACACGCTGGAACTGCGCAAGGAGAGGTTGAAGGGCTTTCGTGACTCTCTGGCGAAGCTGACGCCCCAGCAACGCGAACGCCCCGAGGTGCGGCGCGTGGCCGTCCAGATCATTCATCGGCAGGCGGATCTCGCCTTCCATGATGGAAGTCTGGCGCAAGCCCGCCAGTTCCTGGACGAGGCGCGGGAGGAATTGGACGCGGCGCTCGCGGAACGGCCTGCGGATGGAAGGCTGTTGCGGCTACGGGCCCTCGGCCACTCCAAGCGTGGCAAGGTGGAGCAGGCGCAAGGCAACCTCGACCAGGCTCGCGCGCACTTCGCCGAGGCCGTGCGGGCGCTGAAGCGTCCCGAGGTACGGACCCACGACCCGGTGGACGACCGGCGCACCCTGGCGGTGAGTGACTCTGAACTGGCCGGGTGCGAACTCATCACGGGAAGGTTGGACGCCGCCGCCGGCCTCCTGGACGAGGCCATCCAGCTCCATGAACAGAACGGCGAGTCCTATAACAAAGCCCTTCTCGCTGAGGCGCTTGGAATGCGCGCGAGCGTGGCGCGGGCGGCGGGTGAGCCAGACGCGGCGCGGAAGTTCCTTGAGCGGGAGTTGAGCCTGGGGTGGAGCAGTTTCAGGGAGGCTCCGGCGGGGGACCAATACAGCCGGTGGGTACTTGCCCGGGTCCTCATGGACGTCGCCTCGTTCCAGGTCGCTCAGGGCCAGCGTGAGGAGGCGGAGGTGAACTACAAGAAGGCGCGGGAGCTGGGCGAGCGGCTGCGGGACGGGGAGCCCCCCAGTAAGCGCTTCGCATTGGTTTGGCTTCACGCCCTGGCCGGACAGGAGTCACTTACGGGAGATCGGGACATGGCCTCGCGCCTGCGCACCGACCGGTGCGCCCTGGCCAGGGACTTCAAGGACAAGGATGGAGAAGATGTACGCTTCAGGTTCGCGGACTGCCCATAG
- the ychF gene encoding redox-regulated ATPase YchF yields the protein MALSIGIVGLPNVGKSTLFNALSAAGAQAANYPFCTIEPNVGVVPVPDDRLDKLTALVKPLKKIPTSLEFVDIAGLVRGASKGEGLGNQFLGNIRQVDAVLHVLRCFVDDNVTHVEGGVDPVRDRDVVDTELCLKDLETVEKRRERTQKNAKMGGKAGDEAKAELAVLDKVKAGLDSAITVRAQKLTAEERVVLKDLFLLTDKPVLYVANISEKQIGKEDTDPMVQRVREMAAKEGAGVVALAAAMEAEIQQLPEEERPGFLESAGLSEPGLHKVVREGYKLLGLQTYFTVGEQECRAWTIHKGDKAPQAAGVIHSDFERGFIKAEVMRWEDLIKYGSESAVKEKGLLRVEGKEYVVQDGDCMHFRFNV from the coding sequence ATGGCGCTTTCCATCGGCATCGTCGGTCTGCCCAACGTGGGCAAGTCCACCCTGTTCAACGCACTCTCGGCGGCGGGGGCCCAGGCGGCCAACTACCCGTTCTGCACCATCGAACCGAACGTGGGCGTGGTGCCGGTGCCGGACGATCGGCTGGACAAGCTGACGGCGCTGGTGAAGCCGCTCAAGAAGATCCCCACGTCGCTGGAGTTCGTGGACATCGCGGGCCTGGTGCGAGGCGCGTCGAAGGGCGAGGGACTGGGCAACCAGTTCCTGGGGAACATCCGGCAGGTGGACGCGGTGCTGCACGTGCTGCGCTGCTTCGTGGACGACAACGTGACCCACGTGGAGGGTGGCGTGGATCCGGTGCGAGACCGGGACGTGGTGGACACGGAGCTGTGCCTGAAGGATCTGGAGACGGTGGAGAAGCGGCGCGAGCGCACCCAGAAGAACGCCAAGATGGGCGGCAAGGCGGGCGACGAGGCGAAGGCGGAGCTGGCGGTGCTGGACAAGGTGAAGGCGGGGTTGGACTCGGCCATCACGGTGCGCGCGCAGAAGCTGACGGCCGAGGAGCGGGTGGTCCTGAAGGACTTGTTCCTGCTGACGGACAAGCCGGTGCTGTACGTGGCGAACATCAGCGAGAAGCAGATCGGCAAGGAAGACACGGACCCGATGGTGCAGCGGGTGCGGGAGATGGCGGCGAAGGAGGGGGCCGGGGTGGTGGCGTTGGCGGCGGCGATGGAGGCCGAAATCCAGCAGCTGCCCGAGGAGGAGCGCCCGGGCTTCCTGGAGAGCGCGGGGTTGAGCGAGCCGGGCCTGCACAAGGTGGTGCGGGAGGGCTACAAGCTGCTGGGCCTGCAGACGTACTTCACGGTGGGCGAGCAGGAGTGCCGTGCGTGGACGATCCACAAGGGTGACAAGGCGCCGCAGGCGGCGGGGGTCATCCACTCGGACTTCGAGCGAGGCTTCATCAAGGCCGAGGTGATGAGGTGGGAAGACCTCATCAAGTACGGCAGCGAGAGCGCGGTGAAGGAGAAGGGCCTGCTGCGAGTAGAAGGCAAGGAGTACGTGGTGCAGGACGGCGACTGCATGCACTTCCGCTTCAACGTGTAG
- the atpF gene encoding F0F1 ATP synthase subunit B: MFLPNVLAASSFVEVRPGLIFWTLVTFIIVAIILRWKAWGPILSLVEEREKQIASSIEAAKRERAEAEKLLAEQKTAIAEARRDAQEMLRRNQQEVEKFREELMAKSRKEAEEFKASAQREIEEQKSKAIAEVKAMAVDLAMEVAGKLINERLDDSKHRALAEQFVQGLPKGSPTTRA, encoded by the coding sequence ATGTTCCTGCCCAACGTTCTCGCCGCCAGCAGCTTCGTCGAGGTCCGCCCGGGCCTCATCTTCTGGACCCTCGTCACCTTCATCATCGTCGCGATCATCCTGCGCTGGAAGGCCTGGGGCCCCATCCTGTCGCTGGTGGAGGAGCGCGAGAAGCAGATCGCCAGCTCCATCGAGGCGGCCAAGCGGGAGCGCGCCGAGGCCGAGAAGCTGCTCGCCGAGCAGAAGACGGCCATCGCCGAGGCCCGTCGCGACGCGCAGGAGATGCTCCGCCGCAACCAGCAGGAGGTGGAGAAGTTCCGCGAGGAGCTGATGGCCAAGAGCCGCAAGGAGGCCGAGGAGTTCAAGGCGTCGGCGCAGCGTGAGATCGAGGAGCAGAAGTCCAAGGCGATCGCCGAGGTGAAGGCGATGGCGGTGGACCTGGCGATGGAAGTGGCGGGCAAGCTGATCAACGAGCGCCTGGACGACAGCAAGCACCGCGCGCTGGCCGAGCAGTTCGTGCAGGGCCTGCCCAAGGGCTCGCCGACGACCCGGGCGTAA